The nucleotide window TGTTATAGACTCAGTAATTAATTTCATAGCCAAGTGCTAAGGTGGTATTGCCTCTGTGGTAAAAGCTCCAGTGCCTGTAGTCACTGCCAAAGTTCTGCTTTAcgaaatacagagaaaacatttttttaaattatactcTTATGAGAAACCAAACACCCTACCTGAGCTCAGTCTGACTTTCTCTCGTGCTTTCCTTAGTTTGCTGTTTCATTGCTTACTAGCTGCAAGCTGGGTTTTTGCTGTGAGTCACTGCCGACTCGCTGCAAAATTAAATGCTTAATGCACAAACTCTATAGACtattaggcaaaaaaaaaaaaccaaactggaaAGAACAAGACCATCCCACcgaaaaaaaccaaacagcagtGCAAAAAGGCTAGTTTCCTCCCTTCCAAGTGCCTTTCTCTCCAAGGAAGAGGTCAAAGAGCCACCTTCCTCAACCAAAGTCCCAAAGCTGGCGCGCCTGCACACTGCTTGCTCCTGTGCTGAGCACAAAACAGTTCACCTCCCACCCACGTGCTCAGGCCACAGTGAAGTCTTACCCAACCCCTCTCGAGATACCTTCTGCCATGGATTCAGCCCCACTCTTAGCCTATGCACACATATTCCTACTCCTTATCTCATTCTCAGTTTCCTTTATAGCTCCCTTGTTCTTTGTAACGCTCACCCTATGGACCAGCTTTCTACCCTGGCCGTTCCCATCCCAGACAGggcacaaaaaaaatcacaagcagCACCTGCTGTCTCAGaacaaaagcagttttcttccaaaatctAGCTCCAAGTTAACATGCAACCGCCAGGCTAGCAGTGCCTGCCCTGGTGGAGGCAATTTCCCTGACAGCGCATCTCTGTGACCCATTAgacacatttcattttcaagctGAACTGGACAGCAGCCCATTGCTGGTCCAGGGCTTCTCAGACAGGTGAAAGCACAGCACCTCCATCCATGCACAACCCCACTTCTCACTGCCAGTGAGGATCGGGATTTTGCTACTCGTTTGCTGCAGCATGAATGAAATCTGTTGCCACCACAATGGGCAACATCACTTCAGGCCCCACAGACCAGGCATCAGTGCTCCACCTCAGCACAAAACCACACATTAAGTGTTCAGTCCTTCTGCTTGCCCCGAAGTTCACCAACTGTGCTTCATTTGCATGTCAAAAGTACTGTAAATGACCCCATTTCTACACTGGCTTTGCACAAATATTCGAAGACAAATCCAAGCCAAATTTCCCACAGATTCCTAGCAGAGTTCTAACCATTTTTCACATGAACTCATTTTGCAAACTCTCCTGCCTTTAATATGACCTTCATGAAAACAGACATGCAGCATGGAAGAGgctcctcagagcagcagaatcCTAAGAGCTTTACCTCTCTGATGAACACAGAAACTCGAATCCCATGGAATCCTACCTGTGTCTGCTCCATGCCAAGCCATATTCGCAGATGTTTTGCTATTtgctccacctgcagccccccctGCCCCTAGAAAGTGCTTTGCGCAGGGTGGTAAGATGGCTATGAGGGAAGTGAGCTCATGTTTGGGTAGGACACTGGTCCCGCTGCCTGCTGGGAGATGTAGTTTTACAACGGGACCAAAGTGGGGCACGACAAGAGGAGGTGGTGGCgtggaaggagcagctgggatcTCCTGTCTGAGCGAGCACACCTGATGCAGCAGAGCTGCGAGACCTTCATGCAGAACAAGATGGTCAGACAGCACTTGTGTGGCAGAGGACAGTGCTGTTAGAACAGTCATGCCTTCCCCAGGACACGTCCCTGGTTGCTTGCTGGCTCTCCCTCATTTCTCCCAGTGCATCCTGCCATCCTCTAGAAGCTCCATCTAATCCTGTCCTGCCTGGTACACTTAACACTGTGCCTAAGCATGCTTATCTGCCAACAGCATTCCTCAGCCTTCAGTTCATGGACCTCAGAAGTAGCCCACGAAAcagaaggaaacattttcctACCAAACAAACGACTAAATTCAACATTTAGATGGAAAAGGCCACcatggcagctgtgctgtgctggagacaGCCTGGAGCTCCTCCTAAACCAATGAGTCGATCCCCCTGGTAAGACAGGTTGGGAAACACAGCTCAAGCACATCGTGACAGCTGGAGTTGGGAGCCACTTGCCCAGCCTGAGTCAGCCAGCCTCAAGCGTGGCTGGCAGGCACTGCTGTGCAGCACTCCTGCAGAaacctgctcttcccagccGGCTGCAGCTTGGATACAGCCAGCAGAAATTTATTTGTCTCATTAGAGGCAAATACGTGAGAACTAGCACCGAAATGAAGTTCTGCTGAGTGGGCGTGGGCCTAAAGTCGGTGTTTTGTGCTCAGGATTTTGTGGAAACGGCTGAACGTCAGGGATGCAGACAGGTAACAACCTGCAGGGTCAGTCCAGTCAGGTGCTTATACTCAAGGAACTgccttcagcagaaaaaaaataaatgcaggcTCAGGTTCACAGCTAAAACATCACCTCAACCACACATCAGATGACTCCAGACAACTGAGACAGAGCTACTAATGAAGACTATTATTAACCTAATGTGTTACCTGACTGTATTTTTATGAATACAAAAAGCCTTTCTTAACTCAGCTCTGCATCACAGTAAAACTCAAGTGTCTGGGCATGAACCAGActctgcctggcagcagctAGCTGCACTTCATCAGCTATTTTCACTATTGCTATGAGCACACAAAAGAGTCCAATATAAAGAAGAGCACcaaaataaagctaaaaaataataataataaaaaaaaaagccagtgagTCACCAACAAACCCTTTAAAAAAGTTCCCAGCCAAAGGGTTCCAAACTTCCCATCACGCCAAGCTGCAAATGCCAAAATGGTTCATTTTCACACACTTATCTCCAGTTTTGTTGATAAAAGATGGCAGAATGGGTAATGAATTGGTCAattcattaagaaaaattacGTTTTCCCTTATAAAATAGGGTATGTAACTCATATACTAAGAATATCTTTTACAAGAACATAAAATTCTCACTTCTCAGAGACATATGTATAAAAACATTAATCTTGGGAAAACGGAGAAAAATCACAGTGCTTGccagaataaagaaaaacatccttAAAGATACTCCTTCTGCAATTAGTATCTTAGTGAAGGTATTCCAACTAAGCTAGacaccttttaaaatatatatataaaaataaatatttcatatacatacatataggAATGGCAACTACGGAACCCTAAAATTGTATTTAGTTATTTTCCTTAGTTTGACACCTAAACAATACAAAAACATAGGCCAGAAGGTACAAACAAGATGATGCTGATTTCCCAGGGGAAAACTTGTCCCCCTCTACCCAAATCAAAGTGTGAGTTTCCCCATACTTTGGAAAATTAGATACATATGGGAAAGGTAGCACTGGGTGTCGACCTTCATGCATTTTGTTAGGGTCTACTTTCCTCTTTCAGTGAGGAAGTTGGCTGTGCTGTAACAGCCTGGAGAACGTGCCCACCTATGCCAGCATCACCCTTCTGATTGTCCAACAGCTCCAGAAGAAGCCAtgaagtttttttcctaaaggaaaagTGAGAATTAGCCATCAGGAGACACCCAACCCTCCATGGGTGATGACTTCTCCAAGCAAGCCCCACATCACAAATCCTTCCCAAGGCAACCCAGTGTTTTCTCGGCAGCCGCACACACACCACTATTAGATGGTCCTAAACTCTTGCCCTGAATTGCACCTTGCAACCACAAATTGTGCACAAATTCTACATTAAAAGACACTCTTTCTTGCAGTTATGGCCCAATTTGACTTCTAGGTAACAAATGTTTTACATGACCTCATCCCTCACTGAGTTCCCCTGTACTTTCAGGTGCTTAATTACTATTTTTGGCATTGATAGAGAAGCATTCTCCATCACTCCCCGCTTTGTTTCCTGACTTCTGCCTTCCAAGGGAGGAAAGGATCAAAGCAAACATAGACATTTGCTCACAAATCATGACCTCAATATGCACCATGACATTGTCATATTTGATACCTCCCACCTCACTTATATTTCCTGTATCCTGAGTGCAGCATATGAAATCCAAGATCAAAACTACTTCTTATGCCACTGAGGACAATAATGGCTTTCCCAGATACCTGCTGCTAGGACAGCTCAttaacacaccaaaaaaaaaaaaaaagaatcacagGCACGCTccaaaggaagaaggaaaatccTAACAGGAGCCACTGGGCGATCAGTGACAAACAAGCTAAAATaatccagaaagaaaataaaagaaaataaattcatcaAGAGAATTGCCAGCAACACCACAACCCAAGCTCCCATTCCACATCTTGGAAAGGTTAGGGATATAAGAGTTAACTTGTGTGCCCACTGAGCGAATTCTTGAATCTGTATCCGTTGGTCTAAcacaagctgctgcttctccttcccaaAATGTCCCTTTCTCATACCTTTTCCCCATCACACCTTTACAGCCTCCATCTCAAACGGCCCCTAAGAAAACAGGGAATTCCGCCTCGGTGCAGCACCCCTGGGAATACTAACCACAGTCCTGGGATATCAGGCTGTTCAAGTAAGGGAAACTGTTCCGCTTCATCTCATCCAGCTTCTCCTTCAGCTTCCTGACTTGGCTGTCAGAGCGGCTGATCCTTTGCCTCAGAAGTTTCAGCTCTCCGTTCTTCTTCTCCACCTGCTCCCGCAAGCAGCACACCTGGCTCTTGCTCTGCCGGGAGGAGAAGCAGTACGAGTGGAGGGAGTCGATGAGCTTGCAGGCCCCCGAGGCCGACATGATCACCTCGTTGATGGACATGGGGTTGGCGTCCGTGTCACCCTTCCGCCCCACCACGGCCTCGGTGGCTGGCCGAGGGGTCAGGTCTGCCGGCGACGCCGACAGGCCCTGGGAGGGTTTCTGGGGGGTCGCGGTGAGGGACGACGTCGGGGACACTTCTGCGACGGCCTTGTCATGGCCCAagaggtggctgctgcagctcggTTCCACCTCTCTCTTTGGCCTTTTCCTTTCTAGCTGCTCTTTGGGGAGAGACGGCCTCTCCCTGGCGTGCTTGGAGGAAAAGCTGTACGAGTGGAGGGAGCCGATGAACTTGCAAGCACCAGAGGCAGGAGGGGTGAAGTCGTCCACCGACACGCCGCTTCTGTCTGCCACCCAGCTCCCCGCCCAGCTGCCCCTGGCACAGTCCTCCACAGGAGACCTCTCAGGCTTTGTCTGAGCTCCAGGCTTCGCACCCAAATGATCCCCTAACGTCCTTCTCCGAGGGCCGTCCAGCTGGCTGTGGAGGGCCTCTTCCTCCTCGGACATCGATCCCATTTCCTCTTTCAGAGTGGCCTCCTCCATCTCTTTCGTCCCTTGCATCACCATGAAGTCCTGGCCAGAAGACGGGGCCCTCTGCGCTACCTCACCGCCTCCTTCCCGCAGGGCCTCCCCATCCTGCACCGGCACCTGCCTGGCTATTTTCCTTCGGCTCCTGACATAATCCAGCTTGTCGTGCTTCTTCTCCACGAGCTGGAAGATGGTAGGGACAGCAGTGGGCTTCAGCAACCGGTGCTGGTCTTCCAGCCGCTTGGAAAAACTGTCTTTGGTGAAATGCTCACTGCAAAGAAAGGAATACTTGGTGGGAGTCCAGTTGTCCCTCTGAACAGCTTTCAGCCACTGAATCAAGCGCTTTG belongs to Corvus moneduloides isolate bCorMon1 chromosome 10, bCorMon1.pri, whole genome shotgun sequence and includes:
- the THAP4 gene encoding THAP domain-containing protein 4 isoform X1; this translates as MVICCAAANCSNRQGKACRGAVSFHRFPLKDSKRLIQWLKAVQRDNWTPTKYSFLCSEHFTKDSFSKRLEDQHRLLKPTAVPTIFQLVEKKHDKLDYVRSRRKIARQVPVQDGEALREGGGEVAQRAPSSGQDFMVMQGTKEMEEATLKEEMGSMSEEEEALHSQLDGPRRRTLGDHLGAKPGAQTKPERSPVEDCARGSWAGSWVADRSGVSVDDFTPPASGACKFIGSLHSYSFSSKHARERPSLPKEQLERKRPKREVEPSCSSHLLGHDKAVAEVSPTSSLTATPQKPSQGLSASPADLTPRPATEAVVGRKGDTDANPMSINEVIMSASGACKLIDSLHSYCFSSRQSKSQVCCLREQVEKKNGELKLLRQRISRSDSQVRKLKEKLDEMKRNSFPYLNSLISQDCETPQLNPVMEPLSWMLGTWLSDPPGDGTFPTMKPFQYLEEVHISHVGQPMLNFSFNAFHPDTRKPMHRECGFIRLKPDTNKVAFISAQNTGLVEVEEGEVNGQELSIASHSIARISFAKKPHVEQITRKFRLNSDGKLEQTVSMATTTQPMTQHFHITYKKVTP